One Hypomesus transpacificus isolate Combined female chromosome 6, fHypTra1, whole genome shotgun sequence DNA segment encodes these proteins:
- the ahsa1a gene encoding activator of 90 kDa heat shock protein ATPase homolog 1a, whose translation MAKWGEGDPRWIVEERADATNVNNWHWTERDATGWSSDKLKELLQGVRVEGAEGSVEVTDVPKLEGEASINNRKGKLIYFYEWVVKASWTGTTKNGIKYKGNIDVSNLSDENDMDDLDISVSLCKDEPNTPLLDLMKKEGIKLVRAALGSYVGHLRTEFTQGMILPTVNGVSEPQPSQSKTQSQVKVKTQITSSVKVPAPAPSSGVKIPTCKFSLKERFLTSADELYRTFINQEMVQVFTHSAAVVEGYKGGKFQLLDGNVNGEFQDLVPDEKIVMRWRFKTWPSEHYATISLNMKDLGDETELKLECKGVPLAEEDRTKEGWKRYYFQAIKQTFGYGISL comes from the exons ATGGCtaagtggggagagggggatccGCGTTGGATCGTGGAAGAGCGAGCCGATGCGACAAACGTCAACAACTGGCATTG GACGGAGCGTGATGCCACAGGGTGGTCGTCAGACAAGTTGAAGGAACTGCTTCAGGGAGTTCGCGTGGAGGGTGCCGAGGGCAGCGTCGAAGTCACCGACGTCCCAAAACTGGAGGGGGAGGCGTCCATCAACAATCGCAAAGGAAAGCTCATCTACTTCTATGAATGGGTCGTCAAAGCATCCTGGACAG GAACTACAAAAAATGGTATCAAGTACAAAGGGAACATCGATGTTTCAAACCTATCGGACGAAAATGATATGGACGACTTGGAC aTCAGCGTCTCGTTGTGTAAGGATGAGCCCAACACACCCCTGCTCGACCTCATGAAGAAGGAAGGGATCAAGCTTGTCCGCGCTGCCTTGGGGAGCTACGTCGGCCACCTCAGGACAG AGTTCACCCAGGGCATGATATTGCCCACGGTGAATGGTGTCAGTGAGCCACAGCCATCGCAGTCCAAAACTCAGAGCCAGGTTAAAGTAAAGACTCAG ATTACCTCCTCAGTCAAAGTCCCAGCTCCTGCACCCAGCTCAGGCGTCAAGATCCCCACCTGCAAGTTCAGTCTAAAGGAGAGGTTCCTGACCTCTGCCGATGAGCTGTACAGAACCTTCATCAACCAGGAA ATGGTCCAGGTGTTCACTCACTCAGCAGCCGTTGTCGAGGGATATAAAGGAGGGAAGTTTCAGCTGTTGGATGGCAATGTCAATGGAGAGTTCCAGGATCTG GTCCCAGATGAAAAGATTGTCATGAGATGGAGGTTCAAGACCTGGCCAAGTG AACATTACGCTACAATCAGCCTGAACATGAAGGACCTGGGAGATGAAACTGAGCTCAAGCTGGAATGTAAGGGCGTCCCGTTGGCAGAAGAGGATCGTACgaaagagggatggaagagATACTACTTTCAAGCTATCAAACAGACTTTCGGATATGGCATCAGTCTCTAA
- the sel1l gene encoding protein sel-1 homolog 1 isoform X1 has translation MDFKGSNTTRLLWLLIIFSIVVSKVVTADEEAEGNDTPELKSYHDPSSDEDDVPVGSRIVAGMVTSPSKASQPEVETKPDSGAEDGLLEGEEKEDLPTQPPPIEQKPKEIPVVVGGTANGEPCLFPFLFQGNDYMDCTTEGREDGRLWCATTYDYDRDKRWGFCETEEQAELRRQAEEAEEQYQAALRMINSTTRKSQKKELYEKLLKVAAKGHHKAMEKVAHAMLFGDYLPQDIPKAKELFEKLALEGFPKSQTALGFLYAAGLGVNSSQAKALVYYTFGALGGNLVAHMILGYRYWGGVGVPQSCESALTHYRLVANNVASDVSLTGGSAVQRVRLLDEVENPGSTSGMLEEDLIQYYQFLAEKGDVQAQVGLGQLHLHGGRGVEQNHQRAYDYFNQAANAGNTHAMAFLGKMYSEGSEFVPQNNETALQYFKKASDLGNPVGQSGLGMAYLYGRGVPVNYDLALKYFQKAAEQGWVDGQLQLGTMYYNGIGVKRDYKQALKFFNLASQAGHILAIYNLAQMHATGTGVLRSCHTAVEFFKSVCERGRWSERLMAAYSSFKDGDMDAALVQYLLLAEQGFEVAQSNVAFILDQTEEARIFSENETYPRALLQWTRAAAQGYTVARIKMGDYHFYGYGTDVDYETAVIHYRLASEQQHGAQALFNLGYMHEKGLGIKQDIHLAKRFYDMAAEASPDAQVPVFLALCKLALVYTLQYIQDLNVNELITQVDLDQLLGPEWDLYLMTVIALLLGTVIAYRQRQHQAVLPPRPPPTPAPAPHARPTEEQVQPQPETPAQPEPQDQEQAAADAEPEQQQ, from the exons ATGGATTTTAAAGGTTCGAATACGACAAGACTGCTTTGGCTTCTGATTATTTTCTCCATAGTCGTTTCAAAAGTAGTGACAGCTG ATGAAGAGGCCGAAGGCAATGACACTCCAGAGCTAAAG TCCTACCATGACCCAAGCTCTGATGAAGATGACGTTCCCGTGGGGTCAAGAATTGTAGCAGGCATGGTGACGTCCCCCAGCAAGGCCTCTCAGCCCGAAGTAGAGACGAAGCCTGACAGTGGGGCTGAAGACGGCCTTctagaaggggaggagaaggaagacctgcccacccagcctcctcctATCGAACAGAAGCCTAAAGAAA TTCCAGTTGTGGTTGGGGGCACAGCCAATGGAGAGCCCTgcctcttccccttcctcttccagGGTAACGACTACATGGACTGTACCACAGAGGGCCGGGAGGACGGTCGACTGTGGTGCGCCACCACTTACGATTATGACAGGGACAAGAGATGGGGCTTCTGTGAAA CTGAGGAGCAGGCAGAGCTGAGGCGCCAGGCGGAGGAAGCAGAAGAACAGTACCAGGCAGCCCTGCGCATGATCAACTCCACCACCAGGAAGAGCCagaagaaaga aTTGTACGAGAAGCTTCTGAAGGTGGCTGCGAAGGGCCACCACAAAGCCATGGAGAAGGTGGCCCACGCCATGCTGTTTGGAGACTACCTGCCCCAGGACATCCCCAAAGCCAAGGAGCTGTTTGAGAAGCTGGCGCTGGAGGGCTTCCCAAAGTCTCAGACG GCACTTGGCTTCCTGTATGCTGCGGGGTTAGGAGTGAACTCGAGCCAAGCCAAG GCGTTGGTTTACTATACTTTTGGGGCCTTGGGTGGCAACCTGGTAGCCCACATGATTCTG GGGTACCGATACTGGGGAGGCGTGGGTGTGCCTCAGAGCTGCGAATCAGCGTTGACACATTACCGCCTGGTGGCCAATAACG TGGCCAGCGACGTGTCCCTGACGGGGGGCAGCGCGGTCCAGAGGGTGCGGCTGCTGGACGAGGTGGAGAACCCCGGCTCCACCAGCGGCATGCTGGAGGAGGACCTCATCCAGTACTACCAGTTCCTGGCAGAGAAGGGCGACGTCCAGGCCCAG GTGGGACTGGGCCAGCTCCACCTGCATGGGGGCCGCGGGGTGGAGCAGAATCACCAG CGGGCCTACGACTACTTCAACCAGGCGGCGAACGCGGGGAACACTCACGCCATGGCCTTCCTGGGGAAG ATGTACTCTGAGGGCAGCGAGTTTGTGCCCCAGAACAACGAAACGGCGCTGCAGTACTTCAAGAAGGCCTCAGATCTG GGGAATCCTGTTGGGCAGAGTGGGCTGGGCATGGCGTACCTGTACGGTAGAGGTGTCCCTGTG AACTACGACCTAGCTCTGAAGTACTTCCAGAAGGCAGCGGAGCAGGGCTGGGTGGACGGCCAGCTTCAGCTTGGCACCATGTACTACA acGGCATCGGGGTGAAGCGCGACTACAAACAGGCCCTCAAGTTCTTCAACCTGGCGTCGCAGGCGGGCCACATCCTGGCCATCTACAACCTGGCCCAGATGCACGCCACGGGCACCGGAGTCCTGCGCTCCTGCCACACCGCCGTGGAG TTCTTCAAGAGCGTGTGCGAGCGCGGCCGCTGGTCGGAGAGGCTCATGGCGGCCTACAGCAGCTTCAAAGACGGCGACATGGACGCGGCGCTCGTGCAGTACCTGCTGCTGGCCGAGCAAGGCTTCGAGGTCGCCCAGAGCAACGTGGCCTTCATCCTGGACCAGA CAGAAGAGGCGCGCATCTTCAGCGAGAACGAGACCTACCCCCGAGCCCTCCTCCAATGGACCAGGGCTGCAGCGCAGG GCTACACCGTGGCTAGGATCAAGATGGGGGACTACCACTTCTATGGCTACGGGACGGATGTGGACTACGAGACGGCTGTGATCCACTACAGGCTGGCCTCGGAGCAGCAGCATGGCGCCCAGGCCCTGTTCAACCTGGGCTACATGCATGAGAAAGGCCTGGGGATCAAACAG GACATCCATCTAGCCAAGCGCTTCTACGACATGGCTGCCGAGGCCAGCCCCGATGCCCAGGTGCCCGTCTTCCTGGCCCTGTGCAAGCTGGCTCTGGTATACACCCTGCAGTACATACAGGACCTCAAC gtAAACGAGCTCATCACCCAGGTGGATCTGGACCAGCTCCTCGGCCCAGAATGGGACCTCTACCTCATGACTGTCATCGCCCTGCTGCTGGGCACAGTCATCGCGTACCGCCAAAGGCAGCACCAGGCTGTgctgccccccaggcccccccctaCCCCAGCCCCGGCACCCCACGCCAGGCCAACCGAAGAGCAGGTGCAGCCTCAACCCGAAACCCCGGCTCAGCCCGAGCCCCAAGACCAGGAACAGGCCGCGGCAGACGCCGAGCCAGAACAGCAACAGTGA
- the sel1l gene encoding protein sel-1 homolog 1 isoform X2, translated as MDFKGSNTTRLLWLLIIFSIVVSKVVTADEEAEGNDTPELKSYHDPSSDEDDVPVGSRIVAGMVTSPSKASQPEVETKPDSGAEDGLLEGEEKEDLPTQPPPIEQKPKEIPVVVGGTANGEPCLFPFLFQGNDYMDCTTEGREDGRLWCATTYDYDRDKRWGFCETEEQAELRRQAEEAEEQYQAALRMINSTTRKSQKKELYEKLLKVAAKGHHKAMEKVAHAMLFGDYLPQDIPKAKELFEKLALEGFPKSQTALGFLYAAGLGVNSSQAKALVYYTFGALGGNLVAHMILGYRYWGGVGVPQSCESALTHYRLVANNVASDVSLTGGSAVQRVRLLDEVENPGSTSGMLEEDLIQYYQFLAEKGDVQAQVGLGQLHLHGGRGVEQNHQRAYDYFNQAANAGNTHAMAFLGKMYSEGSEFVPQNNETALQYFKKASDLGNPVGQSGLGMAYLYGRGVPVNYDLALKYFQKAAEQGWVDGQLQLGTMYYNGIGVKRDYKQALKFFNLASQAGHILAIYNLAQMHATGTGVLRSCHTAVEFFKSVCERGRWSERLMAAYSSFKDGDMDAALVQYLLLAEQGFEVAQSNVAFILDQKEARIFSENETYPRALLQWTRAAAQGYTVARIKMGDYHFYGYGTDVDYETAVIHYRLASEQQHGAQALFNLGYMHEKGLGIKQDIHLAKRFYDMAAEASPDAQVPVFLALCKLALVYTLQYIQDLNVNELITQVDLDQLLGPEWDLYLMTVIALLLGTVIAYRQRQHQAVLPPRPPPTPAPAPHARPTEEQVQPQPETPAQPEPQDQEQAAADAEPEQQQ; from the exons ATGGATTTTAAAGGTTCGAATACGACAAGACTGCTTTGGCTTCTGATTATTTTCTCCATAGTCGTTTCAAAAGTAGTGACAGCTG ATGAAGAGGCCGAAGGCAATGACACTCCAGAGCTAAAG TCCTACCATGACCCAAGCTCTGATGAAGATGACGTTCCCGTGGGGTCAAGAATTGTAGCAGGCATGGTGACGTCCCCCAGCAAGGCCTCTCAGCCCGAAGTAGAGACGAAGCCTGACAGTGGGGCTGAAGACGGCCTTctagaaggggaggagaaggaagacctgcccacccagcctcctcctATCGAACAGAAGCCTAAAGAAA TTCCAGTTGTGGTTGGGGGCACAGCCAATGGAGAGCCCTgcctcttccccttcctcttccagGGTAACGACTACATGGACTGTACCACAGAGGGCCGGGAGGACGGTCGACTGTGGTGCGCCACCACTTACGATTATGACAGGGACAAGAGATGGGGCTTCTGTGAAA CTGAGGAGCAGGCAGAGCTGAGGCGCCAGGCGGAGGAAGCAGAAGAACAGTACCAGGCAGCCCTGCGCATGATCAACTCCACCACCAGGAAGAGCCagaagaaaga aTTGTACGAGAAGCTTCTGAAGGTGGCTGCGAAGGGCCACCACAAAGCCATGGAGAAGGTGGCCCACGCCATGCTGTTTGGAGACTACCTGCCCCAGGACATCCCCAAAGCCAAGGAGCTGTTTGAGAAGCTGGCGCTGGAGGGCTTCCCAAAGTCTCAGACG GCACTTGGCTTCCTGTATGCTGCGGGGTTAGGAGTGAACTCGAGCCAAGCCAAG GCGTTGGTTTACTATACTTTTGGGGCCTTGGGTGGCAACCTGGTAGCCCACATGATTCTG GGGTACCGATACTGGGGAGGCGTGGGTGTGCCTCAGAGCTGCGAATCAGCGTTGACACATTACCGCCTGGTGGCCAATAACG TGGCCAGCGACGTGTCCCTGACGGGGGGCAGCGCGGTCCAGAGGGTGCGGCTGCTGGACGAGGTGGAGAACCCCGGCTCCACCAGCGGCATGCTGGAGGAGGACCTCATCCAGTACTACCAGTTCCTGGCAGAGAAGGGCGACGTCCAGGCCCAG GTGGGACTGGGCCAGCTCCACCTGCATGGGGGCCGCGGGGTGGAGCAGAATCACCAG CGGGCCTACGACTACTTCAACCAGGCGGCGAACGCGGGGAACACTCACGCCATGGCCTTCCTGGGGAAG ATGTACTCTGAGGGCAGCGAGTTTGTGCCCCAGAACAACGAAACGGCGCTGCAGTACTTCAAGAAGGCCTCAGATCTG GGGAATCCTGTTGGGCAGAGTGGGCTGGGCATGGCGTACCTGTACGGTAGAGGTGTCCCTGTG AACTACGACCTAGCTCTGAAGTACTTCCAGAAGGCAGCGGAGCAGGGCTGGGTGGACGGCCAGCTTCAGCTTGGCACCATGTACTACA acGGCATCGGGGTGAAGCGCGACTACAAACAGGCCCTCAAGTTCTTCAACCTGGCGTCGCAGGCGGGCCACATCCTGGCCATCTACAACCTGGCCCAGATGCACGCCACGGGCACCGGAGTCCTGCGCTCCTGCCACACCGCCGTGGAG TTCTTCAAGAGCGTGTGCGAGCGCGGCCGCTGGTCGGAGAGGCTCATGGCGGCCTACAGCAGCTTCAAAGACGGCGACATGGACGCGGCGCTCGTGCAGTACCTGCTGCTGGCCGAGCAAGGCTTCGAGGTCGCCCAGAGCAACGTGGCCTTCATCCTGGACCAGA AAGAGGCGCGCATCTTCAGCGAGAACGAGACCTACCCCCGAGCCCTCCTCCAATGGACCAGGGCTGCAGCGCAGG GCTACACCGTGGCTAGGATCAAGATGGGGGACTACCACTTCTATGGCTACGGGACGGATGTGGACTACGAGACGGCTGTGATCCACTACAGGCTGGCCTCGGAGCAGCAGCATGGCGCCCAGGCCCTGTTCAACCTGGGCTACATGCATGAGAAAGGCCTGGGGATCAAACAG GACATCCATCTAGCCAAGCGCTTCTACGACATGGCTGCCGAGGCCAGCCCCGATGCCCAGGTGCCCGTCTTCCTGGCCCTGTGCAAGCTGGCTCTGGTATACACCCTGCAGTACATACAGGACCTCAAC gtAAACGAGCTCATCACCCAGGTGGATCTGGACCAGCTCCTCGGCCCAGAATGGGACCTCTACCTCATGACTGTCATCGCCCTGCTGCTGGGCACAGTCATCGCGTACCGCCAAAGGCAGCACCAGGCTGTgctgccccccaggcccccccctaCCCCAGCCCCGGCACCCCACGCCAGGCCAACCGAAGAGCAGGTGCAGCCTCAACCCGAAACCCCGGCTCAGCCCGAGCCCCAAGACCAGGAACAGGCCGCGGCAGACGCCGAGCCAGAACAGCAACAGTGA
- the LOC124469095 gene encoding phospholipase B1, membrane-associated-like: MNSYMFVFLPTTHIFQEFPEKTRPVNFKHDLFQCPDMSPSPSVPNSVELVKAADIKVIAALGDSLTTAIGANATNVLGIPIEFRHVSWSIGGHGSFSDVITLASK; encoded by the exons ATGAACTCatacatgtttgtttttcttcctACCACCCATATTTTCCAGGAGTTTCCAGAGAAAACCAGACCGGTGAACTTCAAACATGATTTGTTCCAATGTCCGGACATGAGTCCCTCCCCTTCGGTCCCCAATTCAG TTGAGTTGGTGAAGGCGGCTGACATCAAAGTCATCGCTGCCCTGGGAGATTCCCTGACA aCTGCGATTGGTGCCAATGCTACCAATGTCCTTGGTATTCCCATTGAGTTCCGCCATGTGTCATGGAG CATTGGAGGCCATGGGTCTTTTAGCGATGTCATCACACTGGCAAGTAAGTAA
- the LOC124468866 gene encoding phospholipase B1, membrane-associated-like has protein sequence MCKTVHGSPAPLSETGFNLAVTGHNTFNLPGQTRHLIDTLRKFEDLNFEEDWKLLTILIGMNDICDYCKDKTLFSVDNFIHYMTVSLEMLMNEVPRMIVNVVQILPMETLREVHKPTPGCLLQRSFCSCLIKPVASSPELRELVEVNLQFQKRLELLLYSEHFFREDFAVILQPFLKHADPPRLPDGKIDMTFFTHDCFHFTIKGHEELAKGLWNNMFQPEGGKSVVGSFSDPINLICPSMDHPYIYTRPGAAPTDEPNVPNDPISAGSGKTDIHFYFLVLTSVLIGQSITLALL, from the exons ATGTGCAAGACAGTTCATGGAAGCCCCGCCCCTCTCAGCGAGACAGGCTTCAACCTGGCCGTGACAGGACACAATACTTT CAATCTCCCTGGGCAGACAAGACACCTCATTGATACTTTGAGAAAGTTTGAG GACCTGAACTTTGAGGAGGACTGGAAGCTTCTGACCATTCTTATAGGCATGAATGATATCTGTGATTACTGCAAAGATAAG ACTCTTTTTTCAGTGGACAATTTCATTCACTATATGACCGTCTCCTTGGAGATGCTAATGAATGAG GTACCACGAATGATAGTGAACGTGGTTCAGATCTTACCCATGGAGACCCTGAGGGAAGTCCACAAGCCCACGCCTGGCTGCCTGCTCCAGAG GTCGTTCTGCTCCTGCCTCATAAAGCCAGTGGCGAGTTCCCCTGAACTCAGGGAGCTAGTGGAGGTCAATTTACAGTTCCAG AAGAGACTGGAGCTGCTTCTCTACAGTGAGCACTTCTTCAGGGAGGACTTTGCTGTCATTCTTCAGCCCTTCCTAAAACATGCTGACCCTCCTCGTCTTCCG GATGGGAAGATCGACATGACTTTCTTCACTCATGACTGCTTTCACTTTACAATAAAGGGCCATGAGGAGCTTGCCAAAGGCTTGTGGAACAACATG TTCCAACCTGAAGGAGGCAAATCTGTTGTTGGCAGCTTTTCTGATCCCATCAATCTGATATGCCCATCCATG GATCACCCATACATCTACACCAGACCAGGCGCAGCCCCGACAGACGAGCCAAACGTACCCAACGACCCCATTTCGGCAGGCTCTGGGAAGACAGACATCCATTTTTATTTCCTGGTTTTAACAAGTGTTCTGATAGGGCAGTCCATTACTTTAGCCTTGCTGTAG
- the LOC124468869 gene encoding H-2 class II histocompatibility antigen, A-U alpha chain-like isoform X2 translates to MNYFLKFLFLSVAVYTSAIGPEIQYMFGCFDSGDFQVVLEVDGDEVFYVDFKKKEAMWTVPHQNFRYAKYRQLLYQYSELSRTFCHTNLIKERNWIGCIQPDLKAPGSTIYPKEKIELESENTLICFVNDFYPPSINVKWTKNNVNLTEGSLGRYHLNKDGTFFRVSTLTFTPQDGDIYACTVEHPALESPQTRFWEVEVNESSAGPAVFCGVGLTLGLLGVAAGTFLLVKQPQSNQA, encoded by the exons ATGAACTACTTTCTTAAATTTCTTTTTCTCAGTGTGGCAGTATACACCTCAGCAATAG GTCCTGAAATTCAATACATGTTTGGATGCTTTGACTCAGGTGATTTTCAGGTTGTTTTGGAGGTAGATGGGGATGAGGTGTTCTATGTAGACTTCAAAAAAAAGGAGGCAATGTGGACAGTTCCTCACCAAAATTTTCGATATGCTAAGTATAGACAATTACTTTACCAATATAGTGAACTGAGCAGAACCTTTTGCCATACCAACCTAATCAAGGAGAGAAACTGGATTGGCTGCATCCAACCAGACCTCAAAG CACCTGGAAGCACCATTTACCCCAAGGAAAAGATTGAGCTGGAGTCAGAAAACACCTTAATTTGCTTTGTGAATGATTTCTACCCTCCATCAATCAACGTGAAGTGGACCAAGAATAACGTGAATCTGACAGAGGGGTCATTGGGTCGTTATCACCTTAACAAAGATGGAACGTTCTTCCGGGTTTCCACCCTTACATTTACCCCTCAGGATGGAGACATCTATGCCTGCACTGTGGAGCACCCAGCCTTGGAGAGCCCCCAAACCCGATTCTGGG AGGTGGAGGTGAATGAGTCCAGTGCAGGTCCAGCTGTATTCTGTGGAGTGGGTCTGACTCTGGGGCTTTTAGGAGTGGCAGCCGGAACATTCCTCCTTGTAAAACAACCACAGTCAAATCAGGCTTGA
- the LOC124468869 gene encoding H-2 class II histocompatibility antigen, A-U alpha chain-like isoform X1, which translates to MCFDVHTPVSPLPPQEVALGQMRVQSIACTVHRSVAVYTSAIGPEIQYMFGCFDSGDFQVVLEVDGDEVFYVDFKKKEAMWTVPHQNFRYAKYRQLLYQYSELSRTFCHTNLIKERNWIGCIQPDLKAPGSTIYPKEKIELESENTLICFVNDFYPPSINVKWTKNNVNLTEGSLGRYHLNKDGTFFRVSTLTFTPQDGDIYACTVEHPALESPQTRFWEVEVNESSAGPAVFCGVGLTLGLLGVAAGTFLLVKQPQSNQA; encoded by the exons ATGTGCTTTGATGTGCACACCCCTGTGTCACCCCTTCCCCCACAAGAGGTTGCACTGGGCCAGATGAGAGTGCAGTCTATAGCCTGTACGGTACATAGAag TGTGGCAGTATACACCTCAGCAATAG GTCCTGAAATTCAATACATGTTTGGATGCTTTGACTCAGGTGATTTTCAGGTTGTTTTGGAGGTAGATGGGGATGAGGTGTTCTATGTAGACTTCAAAAAAAAGGAGGCAATGTGGACAGTTCCTCACCAAAATTTTCGATATGCTAAGTATAGACAATTACTTTACCAATATAGTGAACTGAGCAGAACCTTTTGCCATACCAACCTAATCAAGGAGAGAAACTGGATTGGCTGCATCCAACCAGACCTCAAAG CACCTGGAAGCACCATTTACCCCAAGGAAAAGATTGAGCTGGAGTCAGAAAACACCTTAATTTGCTTTGTGAATGATTTCTACCCTCCATCAATCAACGTGAAGTGGACCAAGAATAACGTGAATCTGACAGAGGGGTCATTGGGTCGTTATCACCTTAACAAAGATGGAACGTTCTTCCGGGTTTCCACCCTTACATTTACCCCTCAGGATGGAGACATCTATGCCTGCACTGTGGAGCACCCAGCCTTGGAGAGCCCCCAAACCCGATTCTGGG AGGTGGAGGTGAATGAGTCCAGTGCAGGTCCAGCTGTATTCTGTGGAGTGGGTCTGACTCTGGGGCTTTTAGGAGTGGCAGCCGGAACATTCCTCCTTGTAAAACAACCACAGTCAAATCAGGCTTGA
- the LOC124468869 gene encoding H-2 class II histocompatibility antigen, A-F alpha chain-like isoform X4, with amino-acid sequence MCFDVHTPVSPLPPQEVALGQMRVQSIACTVHRSVAVYTSAIAPGSTIYPKEKIELESENTLICFVNDFYPPSINVKWTKNNVNLTEGSLGRYHLNKDGTFFRVSTLTFTPQDGDIYACTVEHPALESPQTRFWEVEVNESSAGPAVFCGVGLTLGLLGVAAGTFLLVKQPQSNQA; translated from the exons ATGTGCTTTGATGTGCACACCCCTGTGTCACCCCTTCCCCCACAAGAGGTTGCACTGGGCCAGATGAGAGTGCAGTCTATAGCCTGTACGGTACATAGAag TGTGGCAGTATACACCTCAGCAATAG CACCTGGAAGCACCATTTACCCCAAGGAAAAGATTGAGCTGGAGTCAGAAAACACCTTAATTTGCTTTGTGAATGATTTCTACCCTCCATCAATCAACGTGAAGTGGACCAAGAATAACGTGAATCTGACAGAGGGGTCATTGGGTCGTTATCACCTTAACAAAGATGGAACGTTCTTCCGGGTTTCCACCCTTACATTTACCCCTCAGGATGGAGACATCTATGCCTGCACTGTGGAGCACCCAGCCTTGGAGAGCCCCCAAACCCGATTCTGGG AGGTGGAGGTGAATGAGTCCAGTGCAGGTCCAGCTGTATTCTGTGGAGTGGGTCTGACTCTGGGGCTTTTAGGAGTGGCAGCCGGAACATTCCTCCTTGTAAAACAACCACAGTCAAATCAGGCTTGA
- the LOC124468869 gene encoding H-2 class II histocompatibility antigen, A-K alpha chain-like isoform X3, whose amino-acid sequence MFGCFDSGDFQVVLEVDGDEVFYVDFKKKEAMWTVPHQNFRYAKYRQLLYQYSELSRTFCHTNLIKERNWIGCIQPDLKAPGSTIYPKEKIELESENTLICFVNDFYPPSINVKWTKNNVNLTEGSLGRYHLNKDGTFFRVSTLTFTPQDGDIYACTVEHPALESPQTRFWEVEVNESSAGPAVFCGVGLTLGLLGVAAGTFLLVKQPQSNQA is encoded by the exons ATGTTTGGATGCTTTGACTCAGGTGATTTTCAGGTTGTTTTGGAGGTAGATGGGGATGAGGTGTTCTATGTAGACTTCAAAAAAAAGGAGGCAATGTGGACAGTTCCTCACCAAAATTTTCGATATGCTAAGTATAGACAATTACTTTACCAATATAGTGAACTGAGCAGAACCTTTTGCCATACCAACCTAATCAAGGAGAGAAACTGGATTGGCTGCATCCAACCAGACCTCAAAG CACCTGGAAGCACCATTTACCCCAAGGAAAAGATTGAGCTGGAGTCAGAAAACACCTTAATTTGCTTTGTGAATGATTTCTACCCTCCATCAATCAACGTGAAGTGGACCAAGAATAACGTGAATCTGACAGAGGGGTCATTGGGTCGTTATCACCTTAACAAAGATGGAACGTTCTTCCGGGTTTCCACCCTTACATTTACCCCTCAGGATGGAGACATCTATGCCTGCACTGTGGAGCACCCAGCCTTGGAGAGCCCCCAAACCCGATTCTGGG AGGTGGAGGTGAATGAGTCCAGTGCAGGTCCAGCTGTATTCTGTGGAGTGGGTCTGACTCTGGGGCTTTTAGGAGTGGCAGCCGGAACATTCCTCCTTGTAAAACAACCACAGTCAAATCAGGCTTGA